The following are from one region of the Cyanobium gracile PCC 6307 genome:
- a CDS encoding DUF3727 domain-containing protein: protein MASDPPAMTGSGDVPTVQVRDGSGRQLLCFLEQLIPLDGHDYALLTPVDTPVCLFRLREDDDPELIETLDATEPVLSVADVVLQEHDLTLVRSAVTLTVSGELEEPDPDDLEDEEGDDDSETYELLVSFMAGDEEYGLYIPLDPFFVVARMDGADAVMVEGEEFERVQPRIEAELDERESDD from the coding sequence ATGGCCTCCGACCCCCCTGCGATGACGGGCTCCGGTGATGTGCCCACCGTGCAGGTGCGTGACGGCAGCGGCCGCCAGCTGCTGTGCTTCCTGGAGCAGCTGATCCCCCTGGACGGCCACGACTACGCCCTGCTGACGCCGGTGGACACCCCGGTGTGCCTGTTCCGGCTGCGGGAGGACGACGACCCCGAACTGATCGAGACCCTCGATGCCACCGAACCGGTGCTGTCGGTGGCGGATGTGGTGCTGCAGGAGCACGACCTCACCCTGGTGCGCTCCGCCGTCACCCTCACCGTCAGCGGTGAGCTGGAGGAGCCCGATCCCGACGATCTCGAGGACGAGGAAGGCGATGATGACAGCGAGACCTATGAGCTGCTCGTGAGCTTCATGGCCGGCGATGAGGAGTACGGCCTCTACATTCCCCTGGATCCCTTCTTCGTGGTGGCCCGCATGGACGGCGCCGACGCGGTGATGGTGGAGGGCGAGGAGTTCGAGCGGGTCCAGCCCCGCATCGAGGCCGAGCTCGACGAACGGGAGAGCGACGACTGA
- the proB gene encoding glutamate 5-kinase — protein sequence MATSGTTPTSGPAAGAGPGRRRVIKLGTSLLRGSPERSTAAVIADLAASFGRQQRQGDQLALVTSGAVGLGCEALRFSRRPTEVVALQAAAAVGQGRLMGLYQEAFAVRGMAVAQVLLTRSDLASRRRYQNACRTLEQLLAWGVLPVVNENDTLATDELRFGDNDTLSALVAVAIGADELVLLTDVDRLYSGNPRTDAEASPIEEVRDLAELERLSHVAEGGGQWGTGGMTTKLAAARIATSSGIRVRLADGRDPAVLEALFAGEKVGTVFQPSATPLADRKSWLAHALLVKGSVRVDAGAERALLQQGASLLAVGIREVEGHFSRREAVRVLASDGRELGRGLSTLSSEELRRIKGLSSEEVRRRLGPVGDAVVHRDQLVLTSRHPRD from the coding sequence ATGGCGACGTCCGGCACAACGCCAACCTCCGGCCCGGCGGCGGGCGCCGGCCCTGGACGGCGGCGGGTGATCAAGTTGGGCACCAGCCTGCTGCGGGGCAGTCCCGAGCGCTCCACCGCGGCGGTGATCGCCGATCTGGCCGCCAGTTTCGGCCGCCAGCAGCGCCAGGGGGACCAGCTGGCCCTGGTGACCAGCGGGGCCGTGGGACTGGGCTGCGAGGCGCTTCGCTTCAGCCGGCGCCCCACCGAGGTGGTGGCCCTGCAGGCGGCTGCCGCCGTCGGCCAGGGCCGGCTGATGGGCCTGTACCAGGAGGCCTTCGCCGTCCGGGGGATGGCGGTGGCCCAGGTGCTGCTCACCCGCAGCGATCTGGCCTCAAGGCGCCGCTACCAGAATGCCTGCCGCACCCTGGAGCAGCTGCTGGCGTGGGGGGTGCTGCCGGTGGTGAACGAGAACGACACCCTGGCCACCGATGAGCTGCGCTTCGGCGACAATGACACCCTGTCGGCCCTGGTGGCGGTGGCGATCGGCGCCGATGAGCTGGTGCTGCTCACCGATGTGGACCGGCTTTATTCCGGCAACCCCCGCACCGATGCCGAGGCCAGCCCGATCGAGGAGGTGCGCGACCTGGCGGAGCTGGAGCGCCTCAGCCATGTGGCCGAGGGGGGCGGGCAGTGGGGCACGGGCGGCATGACCACCAAGCTGGCGGCGGCCCGCATCGCCACCTCCAGCGGCATCCGGGTGCGGCTGGCCGATGGGCGTGATCCGGCGGTGCTTGAGGCCCTGTTCGCCGGCGAGAAGGTGGGCACCGTGTTCCAGCCCAGCGCCACCCCCCTGGCCGACCGCAAGAGCTGGCTGGCCCATGCCCTGCTGGTGAAGGGCAGCGTGCGGGTGGATGCGGGCGCCGAGCGCGCCCTTCTGCAGCAGGGCGCCTCCCTGCTGGCGGTGGGCATCCGTGAGGTGGAGGGTCACTTCTCCAGGCGCGAGGCGGTGCGGGTGCTGGCCAGTGATGGCCGCGAACTGGGGCGGGGCCTGAGCACCCTGAGCAGCGAAGAACTGCGCCGGATCAAGGGCCTCAGCAGCGAGGAGGTGCGCCGCCGGCTGGGGCCGGTGGGGGATGCGGTGGTGCACCGCGACCAGCTGGTGCTCACCAGCCGTCATCCACGCGATTGA
- the ruvX gene encoding Holliday junction resolvase RuvX — translation MAPPRPRSVLALDVGRRRIGLAGCDPLGVTVTPLPALARGEFQADLGRLLELVRQRRVEALVVGLPLDAGQRPTPQGVHCRRYGLRLARALTALGQPLPLAWVDEHASSWAAGERFGLHGDRSGRLDSAAAALLLEQWLREGPEALDPALFSPDPVDPAAIAVGSRAGAHSF, via the coding sequence ATGGCGCCGCCCCGGCCGCGGTCGGTGCTGGCCCTGGATGTGGGCCGCCGTCGCATCGGCCTGGCCGGCTGTGATCCCCTGGGCGTCACGGTGACGCCCCTGCCCGCCCTGGCCCGGGGGGAGTTCCAGGCCGACCTGGGGCGGCTGCTGGAGCTGGTGCGCCAGCGGCGGGTGGAGGCGCTGGTGGTGGGCCTGCCCCTTGATGCCGGCCAGCGGCCCACCCCCCAGGGGGTCCACTGCCGCCGCTATGGCCTGCGGCTGGCCCGGGCCCTGACGGCCCTTGGCCAGCCCCTGCCCCTGGCCTGGGTGGATGAGCACGCCAGCAGCTGGGCGGCCGGCGAGCGCTTCGGGCTTCACGGCGACCGCAGCGGTCGGCTCGACAGCGCAGCCGCGGCGCTGCTGCTGGAGCAGTGGCTGAGGGAGGGGCCCGAGGCCCTGGATCCCGCCCTGTTCAGCCCAGATCCGGTCGACCCGGCGGCCATCGCCGTGGGCAGTCGGGCCGGTGCTCATTCATTCTGA
- a CDS encoding YqeG family HAD IIIA-type phosphatase produces the protein MLRDLLTPDWFPGTSLAHLPLQELVDRGIRALVLDVDRTLLPRRQATMPLQAEVWLRHARERMPLHLLSNNPSRRRIGAVADTMGLPYTTSAGKPRRAALRKVLQDLALPPAQVALVGDRLFTDVLVGNRMGLFTVLVKPIDPDGEPCRQDRLQNLELRMARWVGSVPG, from the coding sequence ATGCTGCGCGACCTGCTTACGCCCGACTGGTTTCCGGGGACCTCCCTGGCGCACCTGCCCCTGCAGGAGCTGGTCGACCGTGGCATCCGCGCCCTGGTCCTCGACGTTGACCGCACCCTGCTGCCCCGCCGCCAGGCCACCATGCCCCTGCAGGCCGAGGTGTGGCTGCGCCATGCCCGTGAGCGGATGCCCCTGCACCTGCTCAGCAACAACCCCTCCCGCCGCCGCATCGGTGCGGTGGCGGACACGATGGGGCTTCCTTACACCACCTCGGCGGGCAAGCCGCGCCGCGCCGCCCTGCGCAAGGTGCTGCAGGACCTCGCCCTGCCCCCGGCCCAGGTGGCCCTGGTGGGCGACCGGCTGTTCACCGACGTGCTGGTGGGCAACCGCATGGGCCTGTTCACGGTGCTGGTGAAGCCGATTGATCCCGACGGCGAACCCTGCCGCCAGGACCGGCTGCAGAACCTGGAGCTGCGCATGGCCCGCTGGGTGGGCTCGGTTCCGGGCTGA